The genomic DNA tataaagcaatacaaatcaagtaaaaTTTCATAGAAGGgaattcttacttcgtaaaccAAAAGGAAACAGCAtgatatagagcataaatggaaatgaggggatccactaaaagcaaagcttgtaaagtgtggatccccttggaaaatgaaaaaatcataGTTGACTTTTTtcttatatgcgtacatgcatgtaatacaggaaagaaaaagagaacaaaagaaatcatattgataacATTAGAATGGGTCCCATTTTATCTGCATGACACGATGTGATCATAGTAACGATGACCTTTTGGCTGTGCAAACAGCCTTTTGTGAAAGTTTATTTACCCCcttttttattgagaaaaaaaattgtcaaaggATTCACCTACGGTgtgttctttaaaaatgttcaCCACAACGCGATGTCATCCATCAGCATTTCATTTGACACCTGCATGATTCGCATTGTCCCCCCCAGCAAGTTTCAATGAATTATATACCTTTATACTTATTTATTCCTACTTAATTCTCTGTCAGAGTGTCACACACATTTGGAACTACAACTTAAATTGTACAAACTAAATACACACAGACAAAATAATACGCccacaccaccccccccccccacaaacacacacacacaatggtTAGTTAGTTACATTGGTTAGTATATGCTTGTTAATGCTTCTATTTCCAACTTTATAATCATGTTTGAATTCGTTTATGTTTTGTCAGAATATATTTGTTTggttaaatttcaatattttgttttcatcactttttgtattattgtACTGTTCTTTTTTATTACGGCCTCTCTGAAAACAGCTAATTGCTGATTTGCTAGAAACTATATACCAGTTTTTTTacgtgaataaacaaagtaaaaccatggaccctaccatGGTAAAACAAACTGGTATATGggtgggtgtgtgcgtgtgtgcaCGCGCGCGAGCGTGTGTGGGACGgaaagggtgtgtgtgtgtgtgtgtgtgagagagagagagagagagaaatgtaTATACTAACAAGGAGCTTCTTTCAAACCCCATTTTCCGTTAAAAAAACTGGCACATAACCATGATAAATATCCATTTATctcacttgtttaaaaaaaatgaaacagttATCATCAGTTCAAAAGAAACGTTTTCCAGGGTGAACATTTAACATGGGAATAGAAGTTTCATGATTGACAGATTTCAGATTTAATTGTTTCATTGCATAATACCTGGTAGTACCAGTGATGATCTCTTAAAACGCTTTCGTGGAAATTTTGTAAATCAACACTGCTAAAATCTTAATAATTTGCCTAGAGCAAATTTGCAAGTTAAATTGAAACGAAAAGTGCTTCTTGAAATTGTACCTTTTTTTGTATGTGGTGATTTAGAAATCGTGGGAGATATCAAGGATGGTGTCGTCTACACAGATCTCCTCAAAACCGTACCAAGAGGAAGCACTGCCGTCTTGGACTGTAAGTTCTACAGAGCACCTTTAGCAGTTTACTGGAAGAAAGGATACGACCCAGAGCAAGCCACATCACTGGTCACATGGATGGACGACGAGATATGGCCGGGTCTTTGTGCTGATGACAATTCCTGTGAGATAGCGAATAACTATTCCCTGATCATCAAAGAAGCACAGATAAAAGATGAGGGCCGCTACATATGTCGAGTTTCAAATTACCAAGGGATTCTAATCCACAATTTTACTGACTTGAGTGTAGTAGGTAAGGTAGAAATTGAGACTTTACTTGGCAaagttgaatgattttttttatgttgtggGGGCATACGCAATTTCCCGTCTACTTTTCATGAGTATGTTGATTTTGGTCTTGTAACTGTACAGGTTTCTCGTATCAGAAAACAaaatctggggcccgtaacacaaagcttagcaaagatcgtagaacattttttctaCGATTGGTTCCATtgattacaatgtacaatcactCGTGAAAATCAAATCTACGATCAAACGCTAACCTTTGAGTTACAGGATACAGAAGTCCTTAGGTAACCGTTCTGAAGGAACCTAacataaacagataaagaaaacaaatcagtGATTGTCTTTCGGAAAGAGGTTAATCCTGCAGTGATAGAACATCATGCGTTAGAATTGTCATGTGATTGGTCATTGCTTTTTCAGAGCCACCTAGAGAACCTTACCCGGTCATTAAGGAGTGCAATGACTCGTCTTCGTTTGACCAAGACTTCGGTTGTACCATTACCACACTTACCACTGTAAACCTCACCTGCTATGCTTCTGGCTTTTTCCCCAAACTGAACCTGTTCTTCTTGCACGGGACTGAGAAAAGTGCGTCCTCCGAAACAAAAGAACTGGCAAATGACGATGGAACCAGAAACAAGTCGGTTTCAATTATTGCATCTCCAAGTGAAAGGCCATACGTGTGTGTCGCGTCAGATCTACCTGGACAACACAAGGAACGTGCAGTGACAGCATTTGTTCGGCTTCCGGAAGAACGAACTTCGGCTCCCGGAGAATcaacaaccatgacaacaatgCCACCAAAGGAAACAAATATCCTAATGGTTATTGGTAAGGATGCTGATGGTTGATGACATgatatcattaaaattattataatgattcTGTTTGGTCTCACCTTCATTTGCTTCTTCTGCAACAAAATATTGGACACAGCGATTTAGCTTCATCTGCAGTTATATTACCTATGAACAAAATGGCAATTGTTTTgatatgttttcaataaattaagctCTTTATTCCTGTGTGATTGTGGAATCGATAATCAGTTAACAGAAACCTTCAAACAGGAGGTTCCGTGGCCGATGCTCTTAGGCGCCTGGCTACACATGGAAAGTCAGGGGTTCAATCCCCGGCTGCGAACCtttgcccgtgagcaaggcatttaatctacaatgctcttttatcctgcttctaaataaatggaaatgctatttgcattattggtaactaggtgtgcacttgttaaaaaaaagattaagccattacattattttatatattatatgcGTTTGCCGTTTTTATGAAACTGAAACATTATGTATTTTCTGTAATGGGTTATGCCAACTTTGAGCTTGGTATTGTGTTGTTAAGCGTAATATTTATCATTCGCCTATTCCGACGTCGATTGATCTTTCTCTTTATGAAATATAGTCCTCTATGAACTGGTGTCTATGATCGATGTAAAtatacattgaaaaaataacaacccctaattgcatttcatttcattctattCAAAGTACTGTCATTTTGTGACTGAATAAGGAATGTGATGTTAACATTTAAATATCTTATTCCTCTAACAGTAATACTTTTAGCAAGTTTAGGACTCGTGACAGTAATTGGTGCCTCCATATTCATGATCTGGTTCCGAAGGCATCGTCGAAAACACAATAAAGGTAAGTAACTCTGAAATGAACGTAAGTAGGTGTGAGGGTGTGAATAATTAttgaatatataaaatattgaataaagtgtgtgtgtgtgtgtgtgattttcATGTTAATACACATGATtagaatattttaaataaaattattaccGGAGATGTGTAGTTATTGACACACCTTCCCTCATTATACTTTCCAGGCGGTTGCCTTCCCAGTTATCAGAAGTGTGcgcactgttaaaaaaaaccctgattttgcagaaaaaagggagattttgcagaaagcaataacagaatcattctgtaaattcgtAAAACAGGAAATtatctgcaatttaacagaacaggtatGTTTTATAGgggaaaaatgtgttttatttaggaactttgtaaggttccatacaccaaataccaatttccggTAAATTTACATGATCTGGtgagattacaggtgttctcgagactttGCTGCatgaacttcttttattttaaggatacatTTTCTAACACTGAAGCCACCTGCTGGACTCCGGTTATTGTGAACTGAATGGCCATGTTTTACTTGCACACACCTCCactttttattgtaaataatcTTCAACGTCACTGTCAGCCATTGACTGTACATGCACCCATCACAATTTAGCTTCCAGTATGAGCTGCAGAAGGGATTAGTTTTTAAAGATTCAAGAATGAACAGAATTAATGGATGCAGGCTATACAAAccgttaaaaaaaatatgttttgcattttCAAACGTTGCAACCAATATTGCATATACCTTTACATGCACCTTGTCGCTCTTGCAAGACTGTTGTCACGTTTTAGATGTAATTCTGTGACTATCTATCTGAAATAGTAGGAGGTACAAACGTGtacttatcatgcttataaaAGCTTTTCCTTCTGTGCCGTTTCGGAAGGTGCTGGGTACATGGATTATATGCTTTCAGAAATTGGCATTATTGGAATAAAACAATGATTTACTGTAATTTAGAAATGcatttgatacatgtatgaacatttatatttcatttcaaatgtcTCTATATATTCCTCGTAACAGGGTCTGGTAACGAAGACATACAGGAAGGTCTCCCTCTTATGGAAACTAAGAAAATTAATGGTATTATTACAGTCAAGTTTCAGATTTTCGTTTCATTTTGGTCGTACGTTTTGCATTTTCCTCGGTATATTTGATGCATACATTTAGCGATCTTTTAATctattaaaattgattaatcAACGAACTCAATAGCCCTATTGAAATGGTGGCATTATGTTGAATGACGCTATGGAGAGATAAAGCGTGCATGATATTGATTACCCTTTTTTCAGGAgtttctttaaaaacaataattcaagagcaaatgataaagaaaattaaagcaATTTACACATCCTATTACAGTTATAAACTGGACCTATCATGTAAATAATCTATATCACGCATATGAAGCTATGatcacaaaacaaaaataaagggcATAAATGTGAAAAATGTACTGATGAAGTGTTTAAATggttttcaaaattaattaaatgAAGAGATGAAAGAAGCGAAAGGATCACTCCTAGAACTTGGCCTCATTTCTTCAATTGTATTAATGAACAAGTTAGTCCTGGTGACGGCATCTAACAATAATGGAAttgatcatgattattatagACTTGCAtggtttttttggggggtccaAGTTACAGACaactaacttttttttcatttctgccCACATTCATTATTTTAGGAGAACTGTCTTTTTACGAGCTCTGGATGATGGTGTCAAAAGTAACCATGTCTAATATGGGGAAATTGAATGATACCTTTGAACAGTTAGGTATCGGGAAACTGAAAGATGGGTTCACACTCCCCGAGGCTTACAAACATTTGTGTCAGTGGAAGGCGGGCAATGAACATGACGATAAATACGACCTAGCGCAGAAATTGAGTACAGCTTTAGACAAAGCTAAATACCCTGACGCGTGGAATGAAATTCATGGTAAGTATTACATAATGAATTAATAACCCCCTCccacattaaaaacaaatctaTTTGGTTGATGTTTTAAGGTTTGCATAGTTGTATGGAGGATTGTGGGAGGGATTGACGGTGGAAGTGAAATGGAGAGATGAAGAAGTGGAAAAAGTAAAGTATCATTTACGGAAAATGTGAGTAGTCATTAAAAGGAATGTAAACCAGAAAACTTAAAGGTATTAAGTAGTTTAAGGCATCAGAAACAGGAGAGAAACTGCGACGTTCCGGAGAAGTTGGCGGTCTGTCTTTACGTAGAAGTATATCTTTTTAGTACCTACCTCCCCTTTTCTGATATAGAGTTTCTGCCTTTTCTAGATGTACGGACAAATTCGACGATCATGGTTTCCGAAATAATGCTCAAGCATATTTTGTGGCACATTGAAGAACAAGTGAAAATCAATGCCTTTCTCTCGGACCTCATCCATTATCGCCATCCAACGGACCGTGAAGACAATGAAAAGATATCGGAGCTGATACCGAAACCATTGGAAGAATTGAAGAAGTGGGCCCGTacacattttgatgaaaaccCAGTTTCATTACTGAGTTTAGCTCTCGAGAAAGCAGGATGCACGCCAGTCGACAGAACTTTCTTTTGTGGTGAGTTTGACCATTTCCCCGGAAAATGATCTTCCTTAACCCTATGTACATGATCTAGGCCGGAGCATATTGGGATATCATATGGCCCGGATGGGAACttggagcccccccccaaaaaaaaaaaaatggcacacAGGTTGTGTGTGACATAATGTACAAAAGgaataataatttatttcatccaAATTGCTATTactgattatgctaatttatgcaaaattagtGTGCAAAGTCGTACTTTTtctccataaataaagctcaaAATGATGTAGCTGTTGGTATAGAATACTCTGTGTCGTTCTTAGCGATTATATGTGGACAAAAATTGATGTAGATCAATTTCGTATGTATTATATgcttttttgcaatttttcatgtatttgtttgttgttgtaatTTTTTCAATGAGCTTTGTCGAGGACTAATTAGAGATCGTAAACAACATTATTAAATCAATTTACACCATCGTTCGTGTTTACTTCTTTTCTGACTTTATTTCGACACCCTTGATTCTAATTTGCTTacaaatttgtaatgaaaatcataaatcagaCTTATAAGtctgatttatgattttcatcagAGATCAAGCATACCGATCtgaaacaaataggagtaatgtcgaaaatttgtaaataaattataatttcctcctattagAACCTCTTCATTTGCTATCGTTGATTCTGTAATTTAGGAGATCgggatttcaatttttattctaaTCGCATTGATTTGTATCTCCAGTACCTGATCAACCCATATCAAATCAGGAGTTACAATACTTTACCTCAAAGCTGACTCGCAGGCATTGTCAAATTTTGGCAAGTGCTCTTGAACTTACCCATGAGAAGATCGACACCATCAGCgatgaaaacaatgaacacATATTTGACACTCAGTCTATGATCGGTGATTGGCTGAGACATGAGGAAACCGAGCAGGAGAGGAGTAAAGAAGATTTAACTGAAGAAACGAGTAGTCTGGAAACTAGCCATCATATTAGCAGGAGATGTCAACTCGATCACGCAGTCATTACTATCGGACGCTCTGACCTAAAAGGTATATTACATTGaggttttaataataataataataatccgctttcatatagcgcttaatacatcggaacgacatATCTAAGCGCTTTTCAAGAGCTTGGCTTGATAATTGATACACATCAGCTACACACATGCTACTTAATTTGTATGAAATAcagtaaaatacaaatatacaataatGTACTGATTTTGTGCTTCTTTATTCTGTAGGTTATTTAGTCGGATATAGCCCTTACTTAATGCCGGAGCGCGAGGAAGAAATTAAACAGGCATGCGATAGTGAAAGTACCAAAGGTATGTATTCAATTTTGTAagaaattcatttgtttatctGCAGTTGTCGAAAAACGAAGATTCAGATGATTTACATGagcatttgatattttcatttttgtaatattatttcaaaatttataattcgCAATTATACTGAAAGCACAATCTACAACTCACAATACAATCCATTAGTTTTGTCCAACTCCTTACATTCGCCTACATGCATTATGTACagcttatgattttttttcatttggtttTTCTTAGTATTGCATTCCATACTAATTCTTTACAGATGCCCTGCCTGCTGACAGTATTAGTGATGGCGAAATACAAAGTATCACGAAGTATCTTGATCGagaagaaatgacaaaattattcTGCGATCTTGACGGACAAGACTGTTTCTCTGCAATCAAAATTTGGATGGAGAAAGAACGAGCTACAGATCGACAAGCAAATTGCAGAGAAAGGCTTCGAGTaaagttgaaaccaattggaaagGAAGGTAAGGCAAAGACAAGTTAAAATGTAACATCATATTGGCTGGGAACATGGACCTGGCCACCgaggattatctattgtttTTCTCGGGGTgttgtgacaatgctcagcacccccagtaacaatataCTATTAAATTCTTTGTGGATACGTCCCTGGctgggaaaagagaaaattatggAGGTCTTTCAACAAAGTCTCATACTTAAATTTATATGAAACAAATACATTTAAATGGTTCAATTTATTCTTTATAAATCATTACACGTATTCATAACACTTTTAATGCATCGTAATTCCATCATGGAAAGTCGGGGTTgactttgaatttttttaattgtttgggtattatttttatcttttatgtCTTGTAGGTCTTGTCCCATCGGAAAATAAGGAAGATTTATATTTTGCTGAAGTGGCTGATATAGCATTTCGTCTCTTGATGACAGACGTGTATCCACTAGCTAGTGCCATCGGTATATCCGAAGATAAACTAAGATCATACAAAAAACTATATCTGACTCCTTCTAACATGTCAAAAGGAACAGTAGGAGTCATGAGAAATATGTGTGCAAATAGAAAGATGAGCAGAAGACTGTTGTGTGATATTCTCAAACAAAACTTCCCTGAAATTGGTCATCTTCTGAAATACGGTAataattttttgtcatttgtttTAGGTAACCGGACACATTTTATTCCATGAAACGATAAAGACTCCAACTTCGCAGCTTTATAAGAGAACTACCAGCATCCTCAGTGCCATATGCCACTGAGCAAAGCACACATATCCTGCACCCACTATACCCCGTGCATCAATCATCTTTTCAAAAACTGTATCTtacaatatttatgtttatgagaAATAAGACATTTCAAACTAagttatttgtacatgtatgcatatattGACCAATAATATAATCTTGAATCTATTTCTCGAAAAAGATTGAAAGTCTTCAGATCTTTAAATTCAATACAAAGCATTATTTcttgaaacttgaaaatgcACTTCGATTGCATTTTTGGAAAGTAGTCGGAAATTCATAACACACACcctaaaattatgaaaatctaTAATTCCTCTATGCAAGAGGACGTTGAACATAAAGCGTGAATGTGGCAAGCTCTCAAAATGTAGTGCACATCAGATATGGTAACCTTATGAAAGTATCAGCTGGTATTAGTTTTGTAGCatgcatataaaaaatatgtgacTAGCCAACCCAAAACCAATAAGTCGCCCAAactgaattttgatatttttattgagtttgaaaaagcacatcctaagctttagaaaaatatacagtgcgtatcaaaaaaaaaagtttacactttgaaaaagccctgggatttaaaaaatatacatcaagtgggtaattttttcacatataatcttgggtttgggtctgatctatccaatgaaagtaaaggttttgtcagaatgttacacttgagtgagcactgtccatttttgtaaagctcgcagaaatctgtttgcgcagaaatgctagttttcacgctgtgttaaGGGGAAacggcgaaatcaaacttaccctgcgaaacatttttcatacattacccttgcacttttagtcagttgAAATAAGACGGatatattcaagcattttgtaacaattttgccacccaaattgaaattttaacacttagtaagcacaaccttttccctttttggaccagctggatctgaggacataaatgaatctgagcaaaagtttatatcagacatctccagcattatttcactaagtttttttatcattgaaagtaggtttacatttcattttccatttaatacttgtttctccacacttttcccaagcttggcaatgattaacaaaatgaaaatcaagcttaagccattccatgtaaatcgcAGCTCAGTGTAAAGTCAATATCGTCACGGtagcctcggtgtgtgggggagagGGGTGGAGTGAAATGctctcttcgaagtgttttgggcaaggaaacaagtcagaaaaggtaaaagatatcttcgaATCAATTTTAActgctaaattctacgtgttcttcatgattaaggtctacttttattcgcataactatttcaaagttctgcgcaaatcatttttcactaagttttcaaaagtaagtggtgctcactcaagcggaaatatttttcgacagttatatcgtcatttgatctaatggatctgtaccaatgttaaaatgtggaaaaatcttcaggatattacaaatctATAATtctacaggattttttcaaagtgtaaacttttttttgatacgcactgtatatcatttGACAAATTTGATCAACATTAACTCACTCAAATACTTTATTGAATGCGAAGAAAAAAAGTGTCAGCTTCAGAATGCAAGGAGAAAACAACATTTGAAGTTCACTCAGGCATAAGATGTGCACACTGTGTAGTTTTAAagaaacttccaagcagtccgCAAAAAAACTTGTGTCAAAAAGTCAAAGAAACTCTAGTATCTATATTCTATTTGATTTTACAACTCGATTTTTACAGTATAAAGATGAAGAATTATTCCCTTCAGACAGTTTTGAATTTTGAGAAAGTTTACTATTTTGGATATTAACAGAGAACCTTCCCTGGCGACTTATTGGTGGTTTGGGGGTAGTTGGTCACATATTCCTCATCTACTTTATGGTCAAAAGGTAATTTTCCTTTATTCGAAGGGGAACTTCTttgtataatatattatataccGTGCGAGTAAAGAAATGACACCTCAAATATCCCCAATTTAAGGAATGaatatgtcatgaacacatAAATGTTCTGTATGGCTGTAATCTTCACTCATATTATTTTATACCATATTAATGTGGTATGTCTTTACGCTTGGATATTTCGTAGATATTCTTTGCAGTGGTGTAAGTTTGGGATTTTCGCCAAAGTAAGGCACGACTGCAACAGTGGTGTCATAATCCTATATGGGTTGCATTGAAATGCATTTGAAATCACTTTTATAGTAATTTACATTAAAACTGTTTAATAAACACTCTTTAGAATCAACTATCATGTTAATTTTATTGAAAGGAGTTGTAAATAATACATTTACTAACTCATGTAGGACTGTGATATCATTGGCATCTGAATTCATTTATTGCAGCCATACCCTACTTTgacgcaaatcaaaattttcatcactacAGAGAATACATCCTGATTATCCAAGTGTTGTACGTACCACATAAAATACGGCATTTAATTATTTGGGAGAGGATTCTCTTTTCAatcataaataatgattttgctTTCATGCCatacatttttcttaaattagGGATTTGTGAAGTGTCATTTTCTTATAACTCAAACGTTATGTGTGCGCGTGGGGTTGTGTGTGTCTGAGGTGCGTGTGTCTGTgtgtaatattattttgtattaccatatttacatgacatgaaagtctttgaaccccacctttaccatgtttacgtaAAACTGATTTCTGAGTTCCCATTTGTGGACTGTGGTCTATTTCGCATAACATAATAAAGCCTGTAAGTGGCAATGTAAGCATTTAGCTCTTGTGCTCTAGCGCGTTCTCCAAGCCTGTAATCATGCTGATGTTGTCTTAATGCGCTTACTCCATCCCCCTATTCATTAAaggaatatttcatttgaaaaaatctTTCAGATTATATAAACTTGAAATTTTGGAATAGTCATGAAATGTT from Lytechinus variegatus isolate NC3 chromosome 8, Lvar_3.0, whole genome shotgun sequence includes the following:
- the LOC121419727 gene encoding uncharacterized protein LOC121419727; this translates as MTTMPPKETNILMVIVILLASLGLVTVIGASIFMIWFRRHRRKHNKGSGNEDIQEGLPLMETKKINGELSFYELWMMVSKVTMSNMGKLNDTFEQLGIGKLKDGFTLPEAYKHLCQWKAGNEHDDKYDLAQKLSTALDKAKYPDAWNEIHDVRTNSTIMVSEIMLKHILWHIEEQVKINAFLSDLIHYRHPTDREDNEKISELIPKPLEELKKWARTHFDENPVSLLSLALEKAGCTPVDRTFFCVPDQPISNQELQYFTSKLTRRHCQILASALELTHEKIDTISDENNEHIFDTQSMIGDWLRHEETEQERSKEDLTEETSSLETSHHISRRCQLDHAVITIGRSDLKGYLVGYSPYLMPEREEEIKQACDSESTKDALPADSISDGEIQSITKYLDREEMTKLFCDLDGQDCFSAIKIWMEKERATDRQANCRERLRVKLKPIGKEGLVPSENKEDLYFAEVADIAFRLLMTDVYPLASAID